Within the Pseudoxanthomonas sp. YR558 genome, the region CGACGATGCAGACACGGCTGCGACTCCATTCCGCATCGGACAGCGGTGTGTGTTCGACGATGGTCTGCGCCAGGGCATCCCAGCGGAACACGATGCCCAGCACGCCCAGCGGTCGGCCCTGCACGCGCCCGCCCTCGCGCACGGTGCAGGAATAGACGAGTACGCGTTCGCCGCCGGCCAGCGGACTGGCATGCATCGACTGGAAGCCGAACGCCTCGCCGCTCTGCGTCGCCATCGCCGACTGGAACCAGGGCTGCTGGGCCACCGATTGGCCCACCGACCGGTACTGCCGCGGTCGCCCGTTGGCGATCACGTTGCCGTGCAGGTCGGCGAGCACCAGGTCGAAGTAGACCGTGTACGAATCCAGGATCTGCCCGAGGCGCTGGCTGGCGTGAGCAAGGGCCGCTGGCTGTGGATCGTGCACGGCGGCGACCACGGCCGCATCGGTGGCCCACCAGCGCACGTCGCAGCTGCGCTCGTAGAGGTTGCGATCGATCAGGTCGATGTTGGCCAGCGCCAGGTCGGTCAGGCGGGTGCGGCGCACGTCGGTTTGCAGCTGCTCAAGCCGTTCGCGCAGGTCGGTGCTGGTGCGGCCGGCCATGCGGTCGATCTCCTGCGCGGTATCGCTGACGCGGCGCGAGAGCGTGTCCATTTCTTCGGCGATCACCCCGAAGCTGCGCCCGGCCGCGCCGATGCGCACGGCCTCGATGCGGGCATTCATCGAGATGATGCGGGTGATGCGGTTGATCTCGTCGATCTTCTGCAGCGATTGCCGCAGTTGCTTCAGTAGCGCGTCCGACAGTCCGGAGACGGACTGGATGTGGTCGTCGATACCGGCGTCGTCGGTGGGGGCGGCGGCGCGTGCGTTCATGGGGCTCCTTGCATAGAGGGTGACCGTGCGTTCGCGCATGGTCGTCATTGAAGCGCTATCGGCGAACCTCGCGACCGCTTTAACCGGCACCTTCGCGGTGCATGTTTTCCCTCCGATGGGGCGACTGGGGGCGGGCTTGTTGGACGTTCGCGCGGCGCTTCACCTAGAATCCGCCGACCACGGAAAGGGGACCGGCATGGGCGACGCGAGCATCTGCATCAACTGCGGCCGAGCCGTCGCCGATCTCCAACAGAAGTTCTGTCCCGCCTGCGGGCAACCCACGCCGGTGCATCGCATCGACTGGCATTTCCTTGGTCACGAGCTGGAGCACAGCGTGCTCCACATGGATCGCGGCATCCTCTATTCGCTCAAGGAACTGATGCTGCGGCCGGGGCATCTGATCCGCAGCTACCTGGAAGGGCGGCGTGCGAAGCAGGTGAAACCTCTACTGCTGCTGATGATCTCGGCCGCCGCCGTGGTGCTGCTCGGCAAGTATCTGCTGGGTGGCGACCTGCTGGGCTCCGCGATGCAGGCAGGCTTTTCGGAATCGGGTGCCATGCAGCCGGGTTCGGGCGTCGATCCCGCTGTCGCGATGGGCACCTTCAACATGGTGAAGGACTGGATAAACGCCCACCTCACCGTCGTCACCCTCTTCCTCCTGCCATTCGAGGCCGCTGCGTTCTGGCTCGCGTTCCGCGGCAGGGGCCTCAACTATCCCGAATGGCTCGTCGTGACCGCCTTCCTGACGGTACAGACGTTCGTCTTCATGGCGCTAGCCATCCTCGTGCGGAACTGGGTACCGCATGCCCAGGAATGGTCCGTCGCGCTGGCGTCCCTCTACGCCGTGTTCTCGCTCGTCCAGTTGTTCCGCAACCACGCGGTCTGGACCACCGCGTTGCGTACGTTGGTGGGCCTGGGGGGCTTCATGCTGGTGCAGGGCCTGATCACCCTGGCCGCGGCTTACGTATTCGTCGCGATGACCCATTGATCCATCTGACGCGCGAACAAGAAAGCCGGCTTTCGCCGGCTTTTTTGTTGAGGCGCCCAGCAAGCCTCGGGTGGCTTACTTCAGCGCCTTGAACCGCAGGCGGTGCGGACGCGCGCCTTCTTCGCCCAGGCGACGCTTTTTGTCTTCTTCGTACTCGCGGTAGTTGCCCTGGAAGAACTCCACGTGCGAGTCGCCCTCGAAGGCGAGGATGTGGGTGGCGATGCGGTCCAGGAACCAGCGGTCATGCGAAATGACGAACGTGTTGCCGGGGAATTCCAGCAGCGCGTCTTCCAGCGCACGCAGGGTTTCGATGTCCAGGTCGTTCGACGGTTCGTCGAGCAGCAGCACGTTGCCGCCCTGCAGCAGCGTCTTGGCCATGTGCAGGCGGCCGCGCTCACCACCGGACAGCGAGCCGACCATCTTCTGCTGGTCCTGGCCCTTGAAGTTGAAGCGGCCGATGTACGCGCGCGACTGGATCTCCACGCCATTGATGTTGAGGATGTCCAGGCCGCCCGAGATTTCCTGGAAGACGTTGTGGTTGCCTTCCAGCTTGTCGCGGCTCTGGTCGACATAGGCCAGCTGCACGGTGGGGCCGGTGGTGATCGTGCCGGAATCCGGCTTTTCCTGGCCCGTGATCATCTTGAACAGCGTCGACTTGCCGGCGCCGTTCGGGCCGATGATGCCGACGATGGCGCCGCCGGGCACCAGAAAGCTCAGGTTGTCGATGAGCAGGCGGTCGCCGAACTTCTTCGAGACGTTCTTGAACTCGATGACGTTGTTGCCCAGGCGCTCACCCGGCGGGATGAAGATCTCGTTGGTTTCGTTGCGACGCTGGTAATCGACCGACTGCAGTTCTTCCAGGCGGGCCAGGCGGGCCTTGCCCTTCGAGCGGCCGCCCTTGGCGTTCTGGCGCGACCATTCCAGTTCTTTCTGGATGGCTTTCTGGCGCGCCTTTTCCTGGTTCTCTTCCTGCTTCAGGCGTTCGTCCTTCTGCACCAGCCAGTCGGTGTAGTTGCCCTTCCACGGAATGCCGCGACCGCGATCCAGCTCGAGGATCCATTCGGCGGCGTTGTCGAGGAAGTAGCGATCGTGGGTGACGGCCACCACGGTGCCGGTGTAGCGGGCGAGGAACTGTTCCAGCCACTCGACCGACTCGGCATCGAGGTGGTTGGTCGGTTCGTCGAGCAGCAGCATGTCCGGCTTCTGCAGCAGCAGGCGGCACAGCGCGACGCGTCGCTTCTCACCACCGGACAGCTTGCCGACGATGGCGTCCCACGGCGGCAGGCGCAGCGCATCGGCCGCGACATCCAGTTGGTTCTCCAGCGTGTGCGCATCGCCGGCGGCGAGGATTGCTTCCAGGCGTTCCTGCTCTTTGGCGAGCGCGTCGAAATCCGCACCTTCTTCGGCATAGGCAGCGTAGACCGCTTCCAGCGCCGCCTGGGCCTGCAGCACATCGCCCACGCCTTCTTCGACGGCCTGGCGGACGGTGTGCTCGGGATTCAGTTCCGGCTCCTGCGCCAGGTAGCCGACCTTGATGCCGGGCTGCGGGCGCGCTTCGCCTTCGAAATCCTTGTCGACACCCGCCATGATCTTCAGCACGGTGGACTTGCCCGCGCCGTTCAGACCCAACAAGCCGATCTTCGCGCCGGGATAGAACGACAGCGAAATGTCCTTGATGATCTGCCGCTTCGGCGGGACCACCTTGCTGACCCGGTTCATGGTGTAGATGTATTGCGAGGACATGCAGGCTCCGGTACGCAGGGCCCGTCACCCGACCGGGGACCGGCAGGCGAGCAGGTGGAAATGGGGAAGGCGCCCAGTATAGCCGTTCAGGCCGCTGGGGCCGCTGGCTGAACGGGATCCGAGCGTTTTGGGACTGTTGTCGCGTAACCGTTTTCCAGCGGGAAACGGTTCAGACGCAATGCGCATCATGGCCTCACGTACCCCTAACAACGGAGTTGCCATGAACAGCCGTCGATTCTTCCAGGGCCTGGCCATCGCCGTGCTGGCGATCGCCACCACCGCCCCGGCGCTGGCGCGCGATGACGACCGCGGCCGTGACCGTGGCCGCCAGCACTACGACCGCGATTGGCGCGATGACCGCCGTGACGATCGCCATGATCGCCGCGACGACCGCCGCGACCAGCGCCATGCCTACCGCAACGGTTACCGGGATGGTCGCCGTTACGATGACCGCTACGACCGCCGTTACGATGATCGCCGCTACTACGCGCCGCCGCAGCGTGTCGTCTATCGCCCGGCGCCCGGTTACCACCGCTGGGCCAAGGGCCAGCGCTACCGCGACTACTACCGCGGCCCGGTCTACGTGGTGAACGACTACGACTACTACGACCTGCGTCGTCCGCCCCGCGGCTACCACTGGGTGCGGGACGACCGCGGCAACATGCTGATGGTGGCCATCGCCACCGGCATCATCGCCGACCTGATCCTGCACCACTGAGCCGGACCCCTCCGGCCACGGGAAAAGCGCGCTTCGGCGCGCTTTTCCTTTTTCGGGCAGGGGAGAGGGCGGGTCGTGGCCGGCCCCCCGGCGGGATACAATCGGAAACCCCGCCCGCTCTAGCCCCGGAGACCCGATGTTCCCGCGCGACGCCCGCATCGAAACCTACGATCCCGAACTGGCCCAGGCCATCGCCCATGAGGCGCGCCGGCAGGAGGATCACGTCGAGCTGATCGCCAGCGAGAACTACGCCAGCCCGCGCGTGCTGGAAGCACAGGGCAGCGTGCTGACCAACAAGTACGCCGAGGGTTACCCGCACAAGCGCTACTACGGCGGCTGCGAGTACGTCGACATCGCCGAGCAACTGGCGATCGACCGCGTGAAGCAACTGTTCGGCGCCGACTACGCCAACGTGCAGCCGCATTCCGGCTCGCAGGCCAACCAGGCCGTGTATTTCGCCCTGCTGAATCCCGGCGACACCATCCTGGGCATGAGCCTGGCCCACGGCGGTCACCTGACCCACGGCGCCAAGGTCAACGCCTCGGGCAAGATCTTCAACGCCGTCCAGTACGGCGTGAACGACCAGGGTCTCATCGATTACGACGAAGTCGAGAAGCTGGCGCTGGAGCACAAGCCGAAGATGGTCGTGGCCGGTTTCTCCGCCTATTCGCAGGTGGTGGACTGGGCGCGCTTCCGCGCGATCGCCGACAAGGTCGGCGCCTACCTGTTCGTCGACATGGCGCACGTCGCGGGCCTGGTCGCCGCCGGCGTCTATCCGAACCCGCTGCCGCACGCGCACGTGGTCACCTCGACCACCCACAAGACGCTGCGCGGCCCGCGTGGCGGCATCATCGTGGCCAAGGGTGCGGGCGAAGAGATCGAGAAGAAGCTGCAGAGCATCGTCTTCCCGGGCATCCAGGGTGGTCCGCTGATGCACGTCATCGCGGCCAAGGCCGTGGCCTTCAAGGAGGCGCTGGAGCCGGAGTTCAAGAGCTACCAGGCCCAGGTCGTGAAGAACGCCCAGGCGATGGCGAAGACGATCATCGCGCGCGGCTACAAGATCGTCTCCGGCGGCACCCAGAACCACCTGATGCTGGTCGACATGATCGGCAAGGACGTCAGCGGCAAGGACGCGGAAGAGGCGCTGGGCAAGGCGCACATCACCGTCAACAAGAACTCCGTGCCGAACGATCCGCGCAAGCCCTTCGTGACCTCGGGCCTGCGCATCGGCACGCCGGCCGTCACCACGCGTGGCTATGGCGAACAGGACTGCATCGATCTGGCCAACTGGATCTGCGACGTGCTGGACGCGCCGAGCGATGAAGCGGTGCTAGCGAAGGTGCGCGACAACGTCACCGCGCAGTGCCGCAAATATCCGGTTTACGGCAGCTGAGAGGCGGTTGCATGCGCGTACGCACACTACCGCCAAGACGGATCGAGAGCGCCACGCTCCTGACCCTCTTCGCGGTGGCGTCGTTGGGTCTGCCGGCCTCAGCGGCTGATACTGTGCTGAAGGAGCCCGTGTTCACCGCGCCTGAGGCGTATGTGGAATCTGCCCCGGCGGGCTACTTCCCATGCAAGAAGGGATTGACGGCCCTTGCGACCCACGCCGAGTTCCGTAGGTTCGCGTATCGCAATGAGGTGTGGCCGCAGGAGGATGGGGTCGATCTCTCCCGTGCCTCCTGGTCCGCGGCGCGGATGCTTCACGTTCCGACGATGAGTTTTGCCTTCGCCGGCAAGGCGCGACATGGTTTCCAGGCGCAGGTCTACGTCCTGGTTGACGGCGAAGGCCAGGTGCTGGACAAGCTGGTGACCTGCAGTACCGCTCCGGCATACAACGACGCTTTGTTGGCATTGATCGATGGGTTCAGGTTCGAGCCCTCGCGTTACAAGGGTCGCGGCCTCCATAGCGTGATGCCCATCGACTTCGAGAACTGACATGCACTGCCCCTTCTGCCAACACACCGACACCCGCGTGATCGATTCGCGCGTGTCCGAGGACGGCGCCACGATCCGGCGCCGTCGCGAGTGCGAGGCGTGCGGGGAGCGGTTCTCGACGCTGGAGAACATCGAGATCAAGCTGCCGGCGGTCATCAAGGGCGATGGTCGTCGTGATGCGTTCGATGCGCGCAAACTGCGCGCCGGCTTCGATCGCGCGCTGCAGAAGCGGCCGGTGTCGGAAGAGCAGATCGAGGCCGCGGTGCGCGCGGTGGTGCACAGCATCCGCATGAGCGGCGAGCGCGAGATCGCCTCGCGCAAGATCGGCGAGTTCGTGATGAACGAGCTGCGCAAGCTCGACCACGTGGGTTACGTGCGCTTCGCGTCGGTGTACCGCAGCTTCGAGGATGTCGCCGATTTCCGGGAGGAGATCGAGAAGCTGGAGCGCGATCTGCCGGCCGGTGCTGGGCAGCTCTCGCTGCTGGGCGGCGACGTCGTCCCGTTCGACAAGCACGCGGACAAGAACAAGAAGCGCTGAGCCGTGCGCATCGACGCGATCGGCCTGTACCCGCAGTACATTCCGGACCTCGCCGCCTGGCATCACGCCGAGTGGGGGCCGCTCTACGACGACTGGACGCTGGAAGCGGCGACGGCTGAACTGGCCGATCACGCCACGCGCACGTCGCTGCCCACCACGCTGCTGTTGATGGAGGGCGAAGCGCTGCTGGGATCGGTCAGTCTGCTGATCGAGGATGCGCCGGCGTTGCAGGATCGCGGCAGCCCCTGGTTGGGCAGTCTCTACGTGCGGCCCGAGACGCGAGGGCGGGGTGGCGGGCGCGTACTGGTCGACGCGGCCGTCGCGCATGCGGCCGGCGAGGGCGTTGCGGTGTTGCGGCTGTTCACGCTGTGGCACGAGGATTTCTATGCCGCGCTCGGCTGGCAGGTCGAAGAGCGCACGATGTTGCACGGCACGCCGGTCGTGATCATGTCGATCGTGCCCGCCGAGCGGGTGGCGCATACTGGCGCCCCTTCGTCGCACGGCTGACGCATGTCCATCGCCTTCTCCGCCTTCGACCACCAGTCCATGGCGCGCGCGCTGCGCCTGGCCGAGCGCGGTGCCTACACGACGCGGCCCAACCCCATGGTGGGTTGCGTGATCGCGCAGGGCGAGGAGATCGTCGGCGAGGGATGGCACCAGAAGGCGGGCGAGCCGCATGCCGAAGTATTCGCCTTGCAGGCCGCCGGTGATCGTGCGCGCGGTGCGACCGCCTACGTCACCCTGGAGCCTTGCGCGCACACCGGGCGCACCGGCCCCTGCGCCGATGCGCTGATCGCCGCTGGCGTGGGCCGCGTGGTCGCCGCCATGCGAGATCCCTTCCCGCAGGTGGATGGTGCGGGTTTCGACAAGCTGACCGCGGCTGGCATCGTGGTGCAGTCGGGCCTGATGGAAGCCCAGGCGCGGCGCTTGAACCGCGGATTCCTGTCGCGGATCGAACGTGGGCGGCCGTGGGTGCGGATCAAGCTGGCGACCAGCCTGGATGGCCGCACGGCGATGGCCAACGGCGATTCCAAGTGGATCAGTGGCGAGGCCTCGCGCCGCGATGTGATGCGCTGGCGCGCGCGCGCCGGTGCGATCCTGACCGGCGCCGGCACGGTGCTGGCCGATGATCCGTCGCTGACGGTGCGCTTCGGCGACGACACCGCGTTCGAACCGCCGCTGCGCGTGGTGCTGGACCCCGGGCTGGCGACCGTCGCCCGTGGCAACGTGCGCCAGGGCGGCGCGCCGACCCTCTACGTGCATACCGCCGACGCCAAACCGCCGCGCGAAACCGACGTGCAACGCGTGGTGGCGCCGGCGACGGGCAGCAACTTCGATCTCAAGGCGGTGCTGGAATTGCTGGCGCAGCGCGGGGTGAACGAACTCCACGTGGAAGCCGGCGCCACCCTGGCCGGCGCGTTCCTGGCGGCCGGGTTGGCCGACGAGGTGCTGCTGTACATGGCGCCGGTGCTGCTGGGCGACCAGGCGCGGCCGCTCTTCGGCGGCCTGGGCATCCAGGCGATGGCGGAGCGGCTGAAACTGGAGATTGTGGACAGCCGCATGATTGGCGAAGATCACCGTCTCCTGCTGCAACCTGCCCGCTGACGCTCGCCATGGTGGCCTTCAAGGACCATTTTTCCGGGGTCGCCGACGTCTACGTCGCCTCCCGCCCCACGTATCCCGATGCGTTGTACGACGTGATCGCCGACGCCGTGCCCGCGACCGCCCAGGTGTGGGAGCCGGGCGCCGGCAGCGGACAGGCCACGCGCGGCCTGGCGACCCGTTTCGCCCATGTGCATGCCACCGACCCCAGCGCGGCGCAGATCGAGCGTCATTGGGCGCAGGGCCAAGCGGGCGGCAACGTCAGCCTGGCCGTCGAACCGGCGGAGACGACCGCGTTGCCTGACGCCAGCGTGGACCTGGTCGCCGTGGCGCAGGCGCTGCACTGGTTCGACCGCTACCGCTTCTTCGCCACCTGCGAGCGCGTGCTGCGCCCGGGCGGTGTGCTGGCGGCCTGGACCTACCAGGACATCATCTTCGAGGACGACCTGGCCGAAGCGGCCGAGAAGGTCCGCGACGACATCGACCCATACTGGCCGCCGGAACGCGCCGACGTGGACATGGGCTACGGCGACTACGTGTGGCCGTTCGAGATCATCTCCACGCCGCGCTTGTGGCTGACCGCCGAATGGAACCTGCCCACCCTGCTGGGCTACTTCGGCAGCCTGTCGGCCACCGGCAGCTACCGCGCGGCTACGGGTGAGGATCCGGTCTACGCCCACACGCCAGCCTTGGCCGAGGTCTGGGGCGATCCGCAGCGGGTGCGCACTATGCGCTGGCCGCTGATCCTGCACCTGCGCCGCAAGCCGGCCTGAAACCCCGCGGAACACTCCGTTCGCCGGCCTGCGCCGGAGGTGGGGTGTAGAATGCGCGGGCCGGTTCGCCGGCACACCACCAACGACGTCTTCAGGGCGGGGTGCGATTCCCCACCGGCGGTAGGTCGCCCAGCGACGAGCCCGCGAGCGCCTTGGGCGGCATGCGATTCCCTCGCAAGAGCCCGCACATTCCTGTGCGGACTTTCCAATGCCACCGAAGGGTCAGCAGATCCGGTCAGATGCCGGAGCCGACGGTCATAGTCCGGATGAAAGAAGACGGCATCGCCGAACCGCGCGCAAGCGCGGCGTCGTGCGCCTGCCTTCGCGCCCGGAGGCGTCTCCGCTTTGCTTTCGCGAGAGACGTTGCATGCCTTCTACGCTTCCCACCGCTTTCCCCGTCCTCCTGCAGGAGGCCTGCTGATGTTCACCGGCATCATCGAAGGCGTCGGCCGCATCGCGGCGCTGGAACCCGTCGGCGGCGACGTCCGACTGACCGTGGCCGTGGGCACGCTGCCGTTCGACGCGGTGCAGCTGGGCGAGAGCATTGCGGTCAACGGCGTATGCCTGACCGCGATCGCGTTCGACGCCGCCAGCTTCCAGGCCGACGCCTCCACCGAAACCCTCTCGCTGACGACGCTCGGCGGCCTGGCCGCAGGCGCGCTGGTGAACCTGGAGCGGGCGATGCGTCCGACCGACCGCCTCGGTGGCCACCTGGTCAGCGGCCATGTCGACGGCGTTGGCCGCGTGCTGTCGGTGCACGAGGACGCGCGCGCGCAACGCTGGCGATTCGCCGCCCCGGCGCCGCTGTTGAAGTACGTCGCGAAGAAGGGCTCGATCTGCGTCGATGGCGTGAGCCTGACGGTCAACGAAGTGGACGGCGAAGGCTTCGAGGTCGCGCTGATCCCGCACACGGTGTCGCACACCGCGTTCTCGCAGACCGCCGTCGGCGATGCGGTGAACCTGGAAATCGACCTGGTCGCGCGCTATGTCGAGCGCCTGCTGGGCGAGAGGAGCAGCGCATGAACTTCGCCCCGATTCCCGAGTTGTTGGAGGAAATCCGCAACGGCCGCATGGTCGTCATCGTCGACGACGAGGACCGCGAGAACGAAGGCGACCTGATCATGGCGGCCGAGCTGGTCAAGCCGTCCGACATCAACTTCATGGTCACCCACGCGCGTGGCCTGGTCTGCCTGTCGCTGACCCGCGAGCGCTGCACGCAACTGGGCCTGGCACCGATGGTGCAGACCAACACGGCGCAGTTCCACACCAACTTCACCGTCAGCATCGAGGCGGCCGAAGGCGTCACCACCGGCATCTCCGCCTACGATCGCGCGCACACGGTGCGCACCGCGGTGCGTCCCGATGCGAAGCCCGCCGACCTCAGCCAACCCGGCCACATCTTTCCGTTGATCGCCCAACCCGGTGGCGTACTCACCCGCGCCGGCCATACCGAAGCCGCCAACGACCTGCCGTTGCTCGCGGGCCTGGAGCCGGCCGGCGTACTGGTCGAAGTGCTGAACCCGGACGGCACCATGGCGCGGCGTCCGGAACTGGAAGTGTTCGCGCGCGAGCACGGCCTGAAGATGGGGTCGATTGCCGATCTGATCGCCTATCGGCTGGCCACGGAACACACGGTGGAGCGCATCGACGAGCGCGAGATCGAGACCGAGTTCGGCCCGTTCCGGTTGGTGACCTATCGCGACCGCATCGCCCACGACCTGCATTTCGCCCTGGTTCGCGGCGCACCGGACAAGGCCACGCCGACGTTGGTGCGCGTGCAGGTGGAGAACGCGTTGAGCGACCTGTTGCACTGGCGGCGCGACGATTTCGGCGTGCATGCGACCGACGCGCTGCGCGCAATCGCGGCCGAAGGGCAGGGCGTGATGGTGGTGCTCTCCGAGCCCCGCAACGCCGAGGCCCTGCTGGCCCGCCTGCGCAAGCAGCCTGAGGTGCGCGCCAATGCCAAGGACGTGGGCCAGTGGCGCCGCAACGGCGCCGGCGCGCAGATCCTGGCCGACCTGGGTCTGGGTCGGCTGCGCGTGCTCGGTACGCCGCGTCGGCAGGTCGGCCTGGCCGGATTCGGCCTTGACGTGGTCGAGTACGTCCAGCCATGACCCCCGGACCGGCCGGTCGCCCCGGCTGGTAGACTTGCCCACCCCCAAGGAACCCGCCATGTCCCACTACGAAGGCGATCTGCGCGCGCCCGACGGCGCCCGCTTCGCGATCATCGCCAGCCGCTGGAACCCGCGCATCACCGATGTGCTGGTGGCCGGTGCGCGCCAGAGCCTGGCCGGCAATGGCGTGGGCGAGGCATCCGTCGACGTGGTCCGCGTGCCCGGTGCCTGGGAAATCCCCGTCGCCGCCGCGCGTCTTGCAGCAGGCAGCAAGCACGCGGCGATCATCGCCTTGGGTTGCGTGATCCGTGGCGACACGCGCCACTACGAGCATGTCGCCGATCGCTGTGCCGAAGGCCTGATGCGCGTGCAACTGGATACCGGCGTGCCCGTGCTGAACGGCGTGCTGGCGGTGGAACGCATTGAGGATGCGGAAGCGCGCGCCGGTGGCAGCCACGGCAACAAGGGTGAAGAAGCGGCGCTGGCCGCCATCGAGATGGCGCACCTGCTCGCGCAGCTGTCCTGATCTTCCGAACGTAACGAACACGCAGCACAGGAGCCACCGTGAGCCGACATCCCCATTCCAACCGCAAGGACGGCGTCGATCCGGTCACCCGTGCGCGCGCCCGCCGTCGCGCCTTGCAAGCCGTCTACGCGTGGCAGATGTCGGGGGGCGAGGTCGGCCAGGTGATCGCGCAGTTCGCGCACGAACAAGCGCACGAGATCGCCGACCTCGAGTATTTCGAGGACCTGGTGCGGGGCGTCGTGCGGCACCGCGCGTCGCTGGACGAGGCGCTGCTGCCCTTCCTCGACCGTGCCGTCGAAGAAGTCGACCCCATCGAACGTGCCGTGCTGCGCATCGCCGCTTACGAACTGATCCATCGCCTGGACGTGCCGTACCGCGTGGTCATCAACGAGGCCATCGAAACGACCAAGCGTTTCGGCGCCGAACATGGCCACACCTACGTCAACGGCGTGCTCGACCATGCCGCCGTCGACTGGCGCCCGGCCGAGGCGCAGGCGCGGCGCTGACATGGCGGGCGGCAACGCACGCTTTGACGAGGAAGAACGCGCGGCGTTGCTCGCCGTGAAGGGCGTCGGCACCACCGTTGTCCAGCGGCTCGAGGAGATGGGCATCGCCTCGCTGCGCCAGCTGGCCGCCGCGGATGCGTCCGAAATCGTCAACAGCGCGGCCGGATTGACCGGCTCCTCATGCTGGAAGAACAGCCCGCAGGCCCGCGGGGCGGTGCAGGCCGCCATCGACCTGGCGCGCTTGCGCGCCTGAGACGGCCATGGGCGCCGGCGAATTCGACCTGATCGCCCGCATCCGCGCGCGTGTTGGCACACGCGACGACATCGTGCTCGGCATCGGCGACGACGCCGCCTTGCTGGCCCCTCCGCCGGACAGGCAGCTGGTCGTCACCGCCGATACGTTGAACATCGGCGTGCATTTCCCGGAAGGCACCTTGCCAGCCGATATCGGTTGGAAAGCGCTGGCGGTGAATCTCTCCGACCTGGCGGCGATGGGCGCGGAACCCGCCTGGTGCACGCTGTCGCTGTCGTTGCCGCAGTCCGACCCGACGTGGATCGATGCATTCCTCGATGGCTTCCTCGTGCTCGCCGCGCGGCAGGGCATCGCG harbors:
- a CDS encoding class I SAM-dependent methyltransferase; this translates as MVAFKDHFSGVADVYVASRPTYPDALYDVIADAVPATAQVWEPGAGSGQATRGLATRFAHVHATDPSAAQIERHWAQGQAGGNVSLAVEPAETTALPDASVDLVAVAQALHWFDRYRFFATCERVLRPGGVLAAWTYQDIIFEDDLAEAAEKVRDDIDPYWPPERADVDMGYGDYVWPFEIISTPRLWLTAEWNLPTLLGYFGSLSATGSYRAATGEDPVYAHTPALAEVWGDPQRVRTMRWPLILHLRRKPA
- the ribH gene encoding 6,7-dimethyl-8-ribityllumazine synthase, which gives rise to MSHYEGDLRAPDGARFAIIASRWNPRITDVLVAGARQSLAGNGVGEASVDVVRVPGAWEIPVAAARLAAGSKHAAIIALGCVIRGDTRHYEHVADRCAEGLMRVQLDTGVPVLNGVLAVERIEDAEARAGGSHGNKGEEAALAAIEMAHLLAQLS
- a CDS encoding riboflavin synthase, translated to MFTGIIEGVGRIAALEPVGGDVRLTVAVGTLPFDAVQLGESIAVNGVCLTAIAFDAASFQADASTETLSLTTLGGLAAGALVNLERAMRPTDRLGGHLVSGHVDGVGRVLSVHEDARAQRWRFAAPAPLLKYVAKKGSICVDGVSLTVNEVDGEGFEVALIPHTVSHTAFSQTAVGDAVNLEIDLVARYVERLLGERSSA
- a CDS encoding Pathogenicity locus; its protein translation is MAGGNARFDEEERAALLAVKGVGTTVVQRLEEMGIASLRQLAAADASEIVNSAAGLTGSSCWKNSPQARGAVQAAIDLARLRA
- the nusB gene encoding transcription antitermination factor NusB; translated protein: MSRHPHSNRKDGVDPVTRARARRRALQAVYAWQMSGGEVGQVIAQFAHEQAHEIADLEYFEDLVRGVVRHRASLDEALLPFLDRAVEEVDPIERAVLRIAAYELIHRLDVPYRVVINEAIETTKRFGAEHGHTYVNGVLDHAAVDWRPAEAQARR
- the ribB gene encoding 3,4-dihydroxy-2-butanone-4-phosphate synthase, encoding MNFAPIPELLEEIRNGRMVVIVDDEDRENEGDLIMAAELVKPSDINFMVTHARGLVCLSLTRERCTQLGLAPMVQTNTAQFHTNFTVSIEAAEGVTTGISAYDRAHTVRTAVRPDAKPADLSQPGHIFPLIAQPGGVLTRAGHTEAANDLPLLAGLEPAGVLVEVLNPDGTMARRPELEVFAREHGLKMGSIADLIAYRLATEHTVERIDEREIETEFGPFRLVTYRDRIAHDLHFALVRGAPDKATPTLVRVQVENALSDLLHWRRDDFGVHATDALRAIAAEGQGVMVVLSEPRNAEALLARLRKQPEVRANAKDVGQWRRNGAGAQILADLGLGRLRVLGTPRRQVGLAGFGLDVVEYVQP